In a genomic window of Myxococcota bacterium:
- a CDS encoding VOC family protein: protein MPVVAFDHVALPTSDPEALITFYGALGFEVPDLEAWRAAGVPFFSIHLGPQKINVHAPAMWQNETFTLRGPTAEPGCGDLCFVWEGGDALLRETLAKAGAEIIAGPVELPGGRGQGVSVYIRDPDQNLLEFIIYDG, encoded by the coding sequence CGTCGCCTTCGATCACGTCGCGCTTCCGACGAGCGATCCCGAGGCGCTGATCACCTTCTACGGCGCCTTGGGGTTCGAGGTCCCCGACCTCGAGGCGTGGCGCGCGGCGGGCGTTCCGTTCTTCTCGATCCATCTCGGGCCTCAGAAGATCAACGTGCACGCCCCCGCGATGTGGCAGAACGAGACGTTCACCCTGCGCGGCCCGACGGCAGAGCCCGGCTGTGGGGACCTCTGCTTCGTCTGGGAGGGCGGCGACGCCCTGCTGCGCGAGACGCTCGCGAAGGCCGGGGCGGAGATCATCGCCGGCCCGGTCGAGCTCCCTGGTGGTCGCGGGCAAGGGGTGAGCGTCTACATCCGCGATCCCGATCAGAACCTCCTCGAGTTCATCATCTACGACGGGTAG